The DNA window GCTTATTTACACGCGTGGTTTGTCTTTCATTGCTTCCCAGGAATTTTCCAAAAGCCTGCGATACATGGGAAGATATtctggtggatcatcccactgatatgTTGGCCCTCAAGTTTTCCCATGACGCTTACTTCTACATGGGAGCCCAGACCCAGATGAGGGACTCGGTGGCGAGGGTGCTTCCCTACTGGAAACCACATATGCCTTTATCTGGGTACAAACGACCACACAAGCATAATAAATAGAGAATCATGTTTTGTAATAATAGGACATATTTTATTGCAGTGAGTATATTTGGATGCATTTGGCTGTATATGTTCTCAGCTATCTAAAAGGAATATACTCCTTTGGTCTCCTGGAGACTCGCTTCTACGACCAGGCTGAGAAAGTGGCCATGGAGGTGAGGTTTTTCATTTAAGTCCATCGCACACGCCGCGccggaggtgtgtgtgtgcgccgagCCGCCTGTGCCTGCGCTGATTGTGTCCGATTCCAATTCTGCAAGTAATTTGCAACAACAGGAAGCAGGGTCACTTGAAAAGAGATTGTGGAACATCATAGATGAAATGAGAGATAGCAGCTGTGAGTTGAACTTGCAATTGAATCGTCCTTTTACTCCGCTGTAAGAAacgcgcctttttttttttcttttttttttttggacaccaGGTTTATTGCAAACTGTTAAAACTCTTGTGCAGGGCCTCGCTCTAACCCCGGACGATGCCTGGTCCGTTCATTCCGTTGCCCATGTATATGAGATGAAGGCAGAGGTGGAGAAAGGCTTGAAGTTCATGGAGGCCAGAGAGAAAGACTGGCAGGTATTTAAAGTAACCTCATAGAGCTCCAGAcagaaatgaattaaatcacaGCGAGCGAAATAGCCccaggaagaaaaatatttttaaaatatgcaatatTTATTTCCAGGTGTCTGACGTGCTGGCCAGTCACAACTATTGGCACTGGGCTCTGTACTTCATAGAGAAGGTAAAGATTATAATGAGTTTTTCAGTCAAGCGTATACTTGGCAGCAGGAGTGTTTGTGGAACTTGTATTTATGATATCGTCTCCCGTGGGTAATTTGAAGGCTGGAGTTGATTATATCAAGagattaatttgtgtttgcatctgtgCAATACAGTTTATCAACCTTATCCCTCAAGTCTGAAATTATTAATATTcgtcctcttctcttcctcctccacaggaGCAATATGAAGCCGCTCTCCAAATATACGATTCTCAGGTTGGTTTGATGTTGAGAGTTTGCATGAAAATTTGAACGGTGTATATGCCCGAGTTGTTTCAAGAACGATACCAGAAGTGACTAAAAACAATGTGTTAGGTTCAGTGTGAGTGAAGAGGAAAAGTGCAAGATGGGAGCAAATGGAAGTCAAGGAACCACAACAACCGTCTCGGTGTCAGCTGCCAAAGACGATCATTTTATTCATCTCTTAAAAATAGTTGAGACAATTTGAAAGTAAACCTCTTTGATGTCCTGAACCTTTACAAGAACATTTCACGAAGTTACTTACCATTGCTGTAACTTTGAGTCCCGGTGGAAATTGTTACATCAAGTCAGCTGAAATTCATGAATGTTTAAGCGCTCATGTCAGGGGAATCTAGCAAAACATACATGactttttgaaaatgtgattCCTCGGGAAAATGTCATTATGTGGCGGTTACATCATTCAGGCTTCAGCATGAAAACTCAAAGTGTGTCTTGTTTCCCCAAAGGTCCTGAGACGTTGTAAAGCCTCGGGATCCATGTTGGACACTGTCGATGCTTGTTCGATGCTCTGCAGGCTGGAAATGGAGGGTGAGGCACAGAACAACGTGGACGTACAAACATTTTGCTTTTCGAATTTCTGCCGATTCTGCCTGATGGAAACGCAGGAGCCTTTGCTAATGTGTTGCTAATGGGCTGACGGGCGACTGTAACATCTAATTTGAGACAATTTAAGAAAGTATGGCTTTAAATGAAACCGCTAATGAGGTGAGATAATCTCATGCTTTCATACTTCATTAATCAGAACCCCGGTCCTGGAAATGAGGCTAATTAGCAGAACCTCTAACCAAATTGTTTTACTGCCTCTGTTGTAGAGACGAAGCCcggaaatgaaaaataaattctcaTACGTTTGCAGCCCTCCGAGcgatctttgtgtttgtgtttgctgcgTGATTTCAGGCGTGTGCGTGAAGGACCGTTGGCGGGAGCTGCTCCAGGTGACGCAGCCGCACACCGACGATCACGTGACCCTGTTTAACGACCTCCACTTCCTCATGGTGTCACTGGGAGCGAAAGAGAGCGGGACGAGTCGGCGTCTGCTGGAGGGCCTGCAGGAGTTGGCTAAGTGAGTTCCGCGCCAtttcttctcccctctgcaCACCTCGACGCTCAGCCAGTCAGCCTTACGTAAGAGCGAGCCTTATGTAAAAACGGAGGCAGAAACAAGGCCGAGCGTAGGCTGGAAGATGGAGAAAGAACGCAGCTAGAAACAGGATCGCAGCCTTTCTCAAGGAATGGGGTTGTCTCTCTGTGGCAGATGTACCGGTAGCAGCTGCCGCCTCTGTGGGGGTCTGCGGTTATAATGTTCCGGCGTCTCGACCATTAACAGCCTGTACCCCGGTTCTTTGTCCGTCACGAAAAGCCACAGAAAAGCTGCCATTTAAAACCAGTCCTTAAAGTCGTCATGTTTTTCAGGGTTGCGTAATAAATGTTGTATCACCCTGAGAGTCTCGAGTTTCTCTTCGCCACAGCTCTGCTCTGAATCATCAGCAAAGCTGCAGACAGTTTCAAGCTTTGCATTTCCTCAACCCCATCACTCACTTTTATGACCTTGCTTTGGGAGGATTGCGCAGTTTTACataatccatattttttttttgccacaatgTAATTTTACAGTCTGAGGCAGTGACTCTAGGCATTTGCTAATCCAAGAAAGCTTCCAAACAGTATGTAATATTTGGCCCCTACATTGAAATGAATCCTTCTCAGATGTTTGCATTCAGAGTTCAGGAAAATAATGATTTAGCATCGTTGTAAAACTGTAGAAACAAACCAACTCTTTTCTGTaaattttcacacttttcacaTTACATGATACAGGAGTTAACATGTTAGCGTCGTATTTATTTTACGCAAAAATAAATCTCTCGTCCTCATATTTTCAACaaacatatattttcttttttcttttttttatttgaactggTCTTTTCTTTCACAGGGAGCCAGGGGACAATCAGCAACTTCAGCTTGCTGGAACTATAGGTGTACCGATGTGTCAGGCCATGATGGAGTACGACCAGGGCAACTACAACCGAGCCGTGGAGATATTGTACCCTCTGCGCTACCGCGTTGTAGACATAGGGGGCAGTGATGCACAGGTGAGGCCCACGGAAAGGAGAAGCTGCGAGTTAGTTCAAAGCAAACATGAAAAAGTCGACTAAATTCGAGCCCAAACTAAAGTGCGGCTCTCTTATTGCACAGTTGAAAAGCTCCCAGCCTTGAGGCTTTACCTTCTTTAAAAACCATTGATCATACtatattgtgttttcttagATAAAAGAGAACTCCTAGTctctgtattaaaaaaaaaaaagtggccagGGGTGAAGAGCGCTGTGCATAAGAGCAACCATCTTTCAGTCTAGGAACATACCATATAGTGTGAGAATGTGGAGCACGGTGCACCGGTATATGAATAATGAATCCTCGTGATGGATGCTGATGGACTTCATGCATTTTATGGCCTTTGTGTTGTGAGAGCCAGTCTCTGCGGTGCAGCTGTAAACAtacaatgcaacacaaaaaaggTAGAAAGACGCATAGTCTCCGAAGAGGTTTGTGTTTTCTAATGGCTCCGTGTACTGTTGTTTACAGAGGGATCTGTTCAATCAACTTCTTATTCATGCAGCCGTGAAGTCAGAGAATAAGCACCACCAGAAGCTGGGGAGGTAATGCACATCAGGGATTTCTCTCCAGACATCCGTCTTTTCTAGTTTCAGCATGCTGTCTGGGCCATGCATGCTTGTATGTGGGATTCTGCTGAGAGATTGtgtgagaaaagagaaatatcTTTATTTGAACTGCAGGATTTCATCATGCTATTGTGCGCTTGCTGTTGGGACTGGGGTCCGTGTGCATGCACAACACAAGCTGTTTTTGTGCTCCCATTACGTAACCGGCTTCCCTTGTCTGTACACCATGTTGTACTTTCATTATTGATCACATTCGCCTCTCGGTCTGTAGTCTCTTTGAATCTGTGTTCATCTCTTTGCACTGTCTTGTGCTGTGCTGAATTCCCCCAGATGTCTTCTGGTGGAGCGCGATGCCGCGAGGCCGAACTCCCCCCTGACCCAGCGTCTGATGCAGAGAGCTCTGGCCCTTCACAACTAGAGTGACTGTGAGGTGCACAGAGCACTGTCCAtgcaaaaaacatcaaaacaccaCTGTTAGCTCATGTACCAGTGTTTGGCTTCGGTCGACTTCGTCGAGAACTCGCAAGAGCTTTACACACTTGTCAGAACAGCTGATAGCCATCATAAACATTTTTGACTTCCATATTAAATGAATGATCAGTGAAGAAACGTTTAACAGCTGGAATGAagt is part of the Mugil cephalus isolate CIBA_MC_2020 chromosome 10, CIBA_Mcephalus_1.1, whole genome shotgun sequence genome and encodes:
- the ttc38 gene encoding tetratricopeptide repeat protein 38, whose product is MAGSSFRDCQAWRAEGLALSTTSNEACKLYDAILTQYVKWRNDETVGGFDGCISAIKAADPNFVMGHVISTGLELVATTSSTRLDERLASAVKQTVELANSQDLSPRERLHVKAMELFSHGNFPKACDTWEDILVDHPTDMLALKFSHDAYFYMGAQTQMRDSVARVLPYWKPHMPLSGYLKGIYSFGLLETRFYDQAEKVAMEGLALTPDDAWSVHSVAHVYEMKAEVEKGLKFMEAREKDWQVSDVLASHNYWHWALYFIEKEQYEAALQIYDSQVLRRCKASGSMLDTVDACSMLCRLEMEGVCVKDRWRELLQVTQPHTDDHVTLFNDLHFLMVSLGAKESGTSRRLLEGLQELAKEPGDNQQLQLAGTIGVPMCQAMMEYDQGNYNRAVEILYPLRYRVVDIGGSDAQRDLFNQLLIHAAVKSENKHHQKLGRCLLVERDAARPNSPLTQRLMQRALALHN